The following are encoded in a window of Fusobacterium hwasookii genomic DNA:
- a CDS encoding plasmid mobilization protein gives MYNKQLKFRADEEIKNKLLLKSKLLNISYAEYLRLLILDDEKRNFIGEIIKFKNELRELKTELNYIGNNLNQLSKKVNSNLNIQLDEVLKVQENLSDILQRLGGQKNASINENSREQEKE, from the coding sequence ATGTATAATAAGCAATTAAAATTTAGAGCAGATGAAGAAATAAAAAATAAGTTATTGTTAAAATCTAAGCTATTAAATATATCTTATGCAGAGTATTTAAGATTGCTCATACTAGATGATGAAAAAAGAAATTTTATAGGGGAGATAATAAAGTTTAAGAATGAATTAAGAGAGTTAAAAACAGAATTAAATTATATAGGAAATAACTTAAATCAATTATCTAAAAAAGTTAATTCAAATTTAAATATTCAACTTGATGAAGTCTTAAAAGTACAGGAAAATTTATCTGATATTTTACAAAGATTAGGGGGACAAAAGAATGCAAGTATTAATGAAAATAGTAGAGAACAAGAGAAAGAGTAG